A stretch of Fulvia fulva chromosome 4, complete sequence DNA encodes these proteins:
- a CDS encoding FAD-linked oxidoreductase, whose translation MKWAADRDVRIVVKGTGHDLSGRSSGAFGLSIWTRWFRTLRREKSWNVPGQIGAEDVFVVGSGLVWGDILEFAMDQGRVVTTGQDPSVGLGGYVQGGGHGPLASTVGLASQQVLQVTIVTTTGEILIANEVENEDLFWAIRGGGGGQYGVVTEYVIHARECQDNNNTAASWDAAAYLIRKLPDLMDAGPAGAATLSSGETAMKFNPSLTSGTDGAVLTQIFWSFNTTTEKVNDLIHPILAHLQAYDPSNTTLSVTWSPSPPATCKEFYTSISRSNTAGSGGVSSSRLLGRNETSIPHEKLVQYVRRAVASQNATAGTYAIIGLSGGPGVQNADESRWGALLPFWRSAYLHVYVGGASASLNGTNTPQDVLDESPAWMEENKETLWREWAPEMGAYMNEANPYDSEFARDFYGDYDGLKEVKERWDPTSSLYVVSGVGSEEWRYGLEDGRLCRGCG comes from the exons ATGAAGTGGGCTGCAGATCGCGATGTCAGGATTGTTGTCAAGGGTACGGGACATGATCTCAGTGGCAGGAGTAGTGGGGCGTTCGGGTTGAGCATTTGGACGAGGTGGTTCAGGACTTTGCGCAGGGAGAAGAGCTGGAATGTTCCTGGACAAATTGGGGCGGAAGATGTGTTCGTTGTTGGTAGTGGACTTGTCTGGGGCGATATTTTGGAGTTCGCAATGGATCAAGGAAGAGTCGTGACCACGGGACAGGATCCTTCTGTCGGGCTGGGAGGATATGTCCAAGGTGGCGGACACGGACCGTTGGCTAGTACCGTGGGATTGGCCAGTCAGCAGGTCCTGCAGGTCACCATCGTCACCACCACTGGCGAGATCCTCATTGCGAACGAGGTGGAGAATGAAGATCTCTTCTGGGCCATCCGTGGTGGAGGCGGTGGCCAGTACGGCGTTGTCACGGAGTATGTCATTCATGCCAGAGAATGTC AAGACAACAACAACACAGCCGCCTCCTGGGACGCAGCGGCCTATCTCATCCGCAAACTCCCAGACCTCATGGATGCCGGCCCTGCAGGCGCAGCAACATTGTCCTCTGGCGAGACAGCCATGAAGTTCAATCCATCCCTCACGTCGGGTACTGACGGCGCAGTGTTGACACAAATCTTCTGGTCCTTCAACACCACCACAGAAAAAGTCAACGACCTCATCCACCCCATCCTAGCTCACCTCCAGGCCTACGATCCCTCCAACACGACTCTCAGCGTCACTTGGTCACCTTCCCCTCCAGCAACATGCAAGGAATTCTACACCTCCATCTCCCGCTCCAACACAGCCGGCTCAGGCGGCGTATCCTCTTCACGTCTGCTCGGCCGCAACGAGACTTCCATCCCGCACGAGAAGCTCGTCCAATACGTCCGCCGCGCAGTAGCATCCCAAAACGCCACAGCCGGGACCTACGCAATCATCGGCCTCTCCGGCGGCCCTGGCGTACAGAACGCCGATGAGTCTCGCTGGGGCGCTCTTTTACCTTTTTGGAGATCGGCGTACCTCCACGTCTACGTCGGCGGTGCGTCAGCATCTCTGAACGGAACGAATACGCCCCAAGATGTGCTGGATGAGAGCCCGGCTTGGATGGAGGAGAATAAGGAGACGTTGTGGAGGGAGTGGGCACCGGAGATGGGAGCTTATATGAACGAGGCGAATCCGTATGATAGCGAGTTTGCGAGGGACTTCTATGGGGATTATGATGGGTTGAAGGAGGTGAAGGAGAGGTGGGATCCGACGAGCAGTTTGTATGTGGTTAGTGGGGTGGGGAGTGAGGAGTGGAGGTATGGGTTGGAGGATGGGAGGTTGTGTAGAGGTTGTGGGTGA
- a CDS encoding Ribonuclease P protein subunit p29: MASQPDTTNISQHVLERAHSPDHAATILREKVKQRPLLLRPSAPDPTLNARSKRQYDRHQKAKASRKSNKPKPLNAKQKRALCIFDIPKSQRKYSIYEPLHTLWCSYIREILGITAGRAYIDGNSAGPLLVSADYHGALVEVVRSRCPSRVGLKGVVVRDTKFTFDVITEKDQIKTVPKEHTVFRLEVPFEEEGKKPVGFEVYGSHFETRAPDRANKKFRPHYDVDL; encoded by the coding sequence ATGGCCTCACAGCCAGACACTACCAACATATCTCAACATGTCCTGGAGCGCGCGCATTCCCCCGACCACGCTGCCACCATTCTCCGCGAAAAGGTCAAGCAACGACCCCTCCTCCTGCGCCCATCCGCACCAGACCCGACACTGAATGCCCGCTCCAAACGCCAGTACGACCGGCATCAAAAGGCGAAAGCCTCTCGAAAGAGCAACAAGCCAAAGCCGTTGAACGCCAAACAGAAGCGCGCCCTCTGCATCTTCGACATCCCAAAATCGCAACGCAAATACTCCATCTACGAGCCCCTCCACACCCTTTGGTGCAGCTACATTCGCGAGATACTCGGCATCACAGCTGGTCGTGCATACATCGACGGCAACTCTGCAGGTCCTCTGCTCGTCTCTGCCGACTACCATGGTGCGCTTGTTGAGGTCGTGAGGAGTCGATGTCCGAGCAGGGTTGGGTTGAAGGGAGTTGTGGTGAGGGATACCAAGTTCACGTTTGATGTCATCACGGAGAAGGATCAGATAAAGACTGTGCCGAAGGAGCATACGGTGTTCAGGCTGGAGGTGCCGTTCGAAGAGGAAGGGAAGAAGCCCGTGGGTTTTGAGGTATATGGAAGTCACTTCGAGACGAGGGCACCCGATCGGGCGAACAAGAAGTTCAGGCCGCATTATGATGTGGATCTGTGA
- a CDS encoding Pyridoxamine 5'-phosphate oxidase has protein sequence MLCRKLALRYSLRTCYPPSHIHHLHSPPSHFASMSTPGKKIFAPGGTNDSLQAEQYTKGSLTIDQLDKDPFTQFDIWFKHANAEKVYHPETVTLSTAELPSGRVSARMVYLKEMDDKGFVIYSNWGTSRKASDVASNPHAALTFWWRELERQVRVEGPCERLTSEESQVYYDTRIRGSRLGAWASQQSKVLQDREELEEQVKDVERKFDGKEEIPVPEFWGGLRVRPQMVEFWQGRPSRLHDRFRYTKGEDGEWRVDRLSP, from the coding sequence ATGCTGTGTCGCAAGCTCGCCCTTCGATACAGCCTTCGCACCTGCTACCCACCATCCCATATTCACCACCTCCACTCCCCCCCATCCCACTTCGCCTCAATGTCAACACCGGGAAAGAAGATCTTCGCCCCTGGCGGCACAAACGACTCCCTCCAAGCCGAACAATACACCAAGGGCTCCCTGACAATTGACCAACTCGACAAGGACCCTTTCACACAGTTCGACATTTGGTTCAAGCACGCCAACGCCGAAAAGGTGTATCACCCCGAAACAGTTACGTTATCAACAGCGGAACTGCCTTCCGGCAGAGTATCTGCGAGAATGGTTTATCTCAAGGAAATGGACGATAAAGGTTTCGTCATCTACTCGAATTGGGGCACGAGCAGGAAAGCCTCCGATGTGGCGAGCAATCCCCACGCAGCGCTGACATTCTGGTGGCGGGAGTTGGAGCGACAAGTGCGTGTTGAAGGGCCATGCGAGCGCTTGACTTCGGAGGAAAGTCAGGTCTACTATGATACGAGGATCAGAGGGAGTCGACTTGGGGCGTGGGCAAGTCAGCAGAGTAAGGTGTTGCAGGATAGGGAAGAGTTGGAGGAGCAGGTGAAGGATGTGGAGAGGAAGTTTGACGGGAAAGAAGAGATTCCTGTTCCGGAGTTTTGGGGTGGACTGAGGGTGAGGCCGCAGATGGTCGAATTTTGGCAGGGACGGCCGAGTCGGTTGCATGACCGGTTCAGGTATACGAAAGGGGAGGATGGGGAGTGGAGGGTTGACAGGCTGAGTCCGTGA